Proteins found in one Larimichthys crocea isolate SSNF chromosome I, L_crocea_2.0, whole genome shotgun sequence genomic segment:
- the ankrd50l gene encoding ankyrin repeat domain-containing protein 50 isoform X2 codes for MTPSRVLGPLLDLPPPAQTLMVVVDSLDVGYGAGEGRGKCRSIAELLAANQHLLPSWLLLVCSVRRHNKAVCKMFSGFRKLCLDDLRKPPPVRDVQQYILCRLDEEAALRRQLTPDTADMLNLLHIKSGGCLLFLERVLDGVAGALVGLREIRDIPGTLNGLYLWLCQRLFPRGLFVYVRPLLNVLLAAPSPLTPQQLFTAAWTHDNMLSLQDFQNKLRTLSPLLIDGPGSTKLLFHASFAEWLMDVKYCTQKYLCSRTEGHSMLAMALTLQGPHLDIEDTCQLATHLVCSGHHKNNPSLLALWMLWIGVPAFTPSDSSALSTSLNQPPVLVSQEVLQLLTKSGLVSASFFSDADPSVGVHCIGEEEANLRQAFEKEMSVKKLLESGVSVNQPSTDGQTLLASVAHEGSANVAELLLTRGSDPLESDHQGQTPLTLASRQGHVKVLTVLLEWAKNQEPETAVQMMEHVDNEGWTALRSAAWGGHSEAVRILLDAGADVDGCDGEGRTALRAAAWGGHDEIVLTLLDYGAQVDKADSKGRTPLIAAAYMGHQEAVEILLDHNAKVDLADGDGRTALSVAALCVPTAAGVKGYGEVASLLLERGADPGHRDHDGMTPLLLAAYEGHDDVVELLLEAGADVDETAGPDGNVSAAAAVTPLLAAAAMGHMRTVSRLLFWGAAVDAIDCEGRTALCLAAARGSIEVVRALLDRGLDENHKDDLGWTPLHAAACEGHRAVCAALTERGSMARVGEMDIEGRTPLILAAQEGHWSSVRLLLDRRSPIDHRAYDGHSSLSAALLEGHAEVAELLMRRGADTDVRDAEGRPLLYLLVLEGGLEMATLLIEKGGVPMESRDSEGRTALHVASWQGSVEMVDLLLKHGANPNAQDTEGRPPVHSVAWTGHAEVGHHLLGANGVNIDLACHQGATALSIAAQVGHANIVAMLLERGANPDHMDKYGRTPVKVAGKHGHFNIVRLLESYGAKPYVGLLPNSGTFSPVKPTKMLFSGISESNGGEGTAMTSSSSVSSPGSTAERFHSMQSSQTSSTCHSLATVQTVPADSLSFIQQIQQHSLPRSRSRPSTLPPPGSSGMGSLHGSSQRHPKGSSPPTVCTVTAMVHNCELPPKGLSSGLEYHDKLNKQNSNLIKADRTTYAGGKWHSVMASLGIMPGQDSPAVGAKNRDSPPLGYPYRLQSPLQGEAWDSLPQKNILSPACYNFSPDPPCSALPEGVMTTTDPQLNLKQAIKLQFEGPTSAALYKRETPL; via the exons TGTTGGGACCCCTGTTggaccttcctcctcctgcccaGACtctgatggtggtggtggactCCCTGGACGTGGGATATGGAGCAGGTGAAGGACGTGGGAAGTGCAGATCCATTGCAGAGCTCCTGGCTGCTAATCAACACCTGCTGCCcagctggctgctgctggtCTGCTCCGTCCGCCGCCACAACAAGGCCGTCTGCAAGATGTTCTCAG GTTTCCGTAAGCTCTGTCTGGATGATCTACGGAAGCCCCCGCCAGTCCGTGATGTGCAGCAGTACATCCTCTGCCGGCTGGATGAAGAAGCAGCACTTCGGCGTCAGCTCACCCCTGACACGGCTGACATGCTGAATCTGCTGCACATCAAGAGCGGCGGCTGCTTGCTCTTCCTTGAGCGTGTGCTGGATGGTGTGGCAGGTGCACTGGTGGGTCTCCGGGAGATCCGGGACATCCCTGGGACCCTCAACGGCCTCTACCTGTGGTTGTGCCAAAGACTGTTTCCCAGGGGGCTGTTTGTCTATGTCAGGCCTCTCCTCAATGTCCTCTTGGCTGCCCCAAGCCCACTCACACCCCAGCAACTGTTCACAGCAGCCTGGACACACGACAACATGCTCAGCCTCCAGGACTTCCAGAACAAGCTCCGaacactctctcctctcctgatcGATGGCCCTGGAAGCACCAAACTACTTTTTCATGCCAGCTTTGCTGAGTGGCTGATGGATGTTAAGTATTGCACACAGAAGTACCTCTGTAGCAGAACAGAAGGTCACAGCATGCTTGCCATGGCTCTGACTTTGCAGGGACCCCACCTGGACATTGAAGACACTTGCCAGCTAGCCACACATTTAGTTTGCTCAGGTCACCATAAGAATAACCCCTCACTATTGGCACTGTGGATGCTGTGGATAGGTGTGCCTGCTTTTACTCCTAGTGACAGTAGTGCCCTCAGCACATCCTTAAACCAGCCTCCTGTTCTGGTCAGTCAAGAAGTTCTTCAGCTGTTAACGAAGAGCGGGCTCGTCTCTGCATCCTTTTTCTCAGATGCAGACCCAAGTGTGGGTGTGCATTGTATAGGTGAAGAGGAAGCTAATTTAAGACAGGCATTTGAAAAGGAGATGTCTGTAAAGAAGCTGCTAGAGAGTGGGGTGTCCGTAAACCAGCCATCTACAGATGGACAGACCTTGCTTGCAAGCGTAGCCCACGAGGGTTCTGCAAATGTAGCCGAACTTCTCCTGACACGCGGATCTGATCCCCTGGAGAGTGATCATCAGGGTCAAACACCGCTGACTTTGGCTTCCCGGCAGGGTCACGTCAAAGTGTTGACTGTGCTCCTGGAATGGGCCAAGAACCAGGAACCAGAAACTGCAGTGCAGATGATGGAGCATGTTGACAATGAAGGCTGGACCGCACTGCGCTCTGCAGCCTGGGGAGGACACAGTGAGGCTGTCCGGATTCTGCTAGATGCAGGAGCAGATGTGGATGGATGTGACGGTGAGGGACGGACTGCTCTTAGAGCTGCTGCGTGGGGGGGTCATGATGAAATCGTCCTGACGCTGTTGGACTATGGGGCACAGGTTGATAAAGCTGACAGTAAGGGCCGTACGCCACTTATTGCTGCTGCCTATATGGGACATCAAGAAGCTGTGGAAATACTGCTGGACCACAATGCAAAAGTTGACTTAGCTGATGGAGATGGGCGCACTGCTCTGTCAGTCGCTGCCCTCTGTGTCCCTACAGCAGCTGGAGTCAAAGGTTATGGTGAGGTAGCAAGTCTGTTACTGGAGCGTGGAGCAGATCCAGGACACAGAGACCATGACGGAATGACACCATTGCTTCTTGCAGCGTACGAGGGCCATGATGACGTAGTTGAGCTTTTATTAGAAGCTGGTGCTGATGTAGATGAGACTGCCGGTCCTGACGGCAATGTCTCTGCTGCGGCTGCTGTCACTCCCCTGCTGGCAGCTGCAGCGATGGGCCACATGAGGACAGTGTCACGGCTGCTTTTCTGGGGAGCAGCTGTAGACGCCATCGATTGTGAAGGAAGGACGGCACTCTGCCTGGCGGCAGCAAGAGGCAGCATTGAGGTTGTCCGTGCCCTGCTGGACCGAGGCCTGGACGAGAACCACAAGGATGACCTTGGTTGGACTCCACTGCACGCTGCTGCCTGTGAAGGCCATCgagctgtgtgtgctgctttgaCGGAGCGAGGTAGCATGGCACGTGTCGGAGAGATGGACATTGAAGGACGTACGCCTCTTATTCTGGCAGCACAGGAAGGTCACTGGAGCTCTGTCAGGCTGTTGTTGGACAGACGATCTCCCATTGACCACAGGGCGTACGATGGACATTCTTCCTTGAGTGCTGCCCTCCTTGAGGGCCATGCTGAGGTTGCAGAACTGCTCATGAGGCGAGGAGCCGATACAGATGTCCGGGACGCAGAGGGAAGACCCTTGCTCTACCTCCTGGTGCTTGAGGGTGGCCTCGAAATGGCTACTCTCCTCATAGAGAAAGGCGGGGTGCCTATGGAGTCCCGAGACTCAGAGGGCCGCACAGCGCTCCATGTGGCCTCCTGGCAGGGATCTGTAGAGATGGTAGACCTACTTTTAAAGCACGGGGCAAACCCCAATGCACAGGATACAGAGGGAAGACCACCAGTGCATTCAGTGGCTTGGACAGGACATGCTGAAGTAGGACACCACCTCCTAGGAGCCAATGGTGTCAATATAGATCTTGCTTGCCACCAGGGTGCAACAGCTCTGAGCATCGCGGCTCAGGTGGGACATGCTAATATTGTTGCAATGCTTCTGGAAAGAGGTGCAAATCCTGATCACATGGATAAATATGGCCGTACTCCTGTCAAAGTGGCTGGGAAACACGGTCACTTTAACATTGTCAGGCTCTTGGAGAGCTACGGAGCCAAGCCATATGTAGGCCTGTTGCCTAACTCTGGTACCTTCTCCCCTGTGAAACCCACCAAGATGCTCTTCTCAGGCATCTCAGAGAGTAATGGAGGTGAAGGCACAGCCAtgacctcttcctcttcagtaTCTTCTCCTGGCTCCACTGCAGAACGATTCCACTCAATGCAGAGCTCCCAAACCTCATCTACCTGCCACTCGCTGGCGACGGTGCAGACGGTGCCAGCTGACAGCCTCAGCTTCATTCAGCAGATCCAACAGCACTCACTGCCTCGCAGTCGTAGCCGTCCCTCCACTCTCCCCCCACCAGGGAGCTCAGGCATGGGCAGCCTCCATGGAAGTAGCCAGAGGCATCCCAAAGGCAGCTCTCCTCCCACTGTTTGCACAGTCACTGCCATGGTGCACAACTGCGAACTGCCTCCGAAAGGCTTGTCGTCTGGACTTGAATATCAcgacaaactgaacaaacaaaactcaaactTGATAAAAGCTGACAGGACTACTTACGCTGGTGGGAAATGGCACTCTGTCATGGCTTCTCTTGGGATCATGCCAGGCCAAGACAGTCCTGCAGTAGGTGCTAAAAACAGAGACAGTCCTCCTCTGGGCTACCCTTACAGGTTACAGAGCCCACTTCAAGGGGAAGCTTGGGATTCTCTACCCCAGAAGAACATTTTGTCACCTGCTTGCTACAATTTTAGCCCAGACCCACCTTGTAGTGCCTTGCCAGAGGGTGTTATGACAACCACAGACCCACAACTTAATCTGAAACAGGCCATCAAACTTCAGTTTGAGGGTCCCACCAGTGCAGCCTTATACAAGAGAGAGACACCCCTGTGA
- the LOC113744743 gene encoding uncharacterized protein LOC113744743: protein MLENESQDPSSHPSFMMLARGSLACNPTSPIQAHSPSTDPEAPSPALLPQSPPCWATQAQCDLAQAEAELRRLQERHATEADSVKRGIERAVLGARREERRLLERVEQDHRDTQQHLEQVQRENMAAARVSQSLLDQRFRKLAQLQQQIKEVGQQLGLDESGPNQNLLLKEVSEFLQPWEIAVSLKKVNFKPSSQPNAVTFGDIRVQEQSLCLHVGGCGPQGQMCALHSHEMQSEGENHQCAGGEKNTPGQGWTSPTGRVVRKISLSTRSDLESEEEQKCASTKIHRWLPKCEHSDWESSQDDEMESAPFHPQGEDVFLTVPTVLKNMDTEGKEQGYKMNSNGKQYSPRNQRKSLTVVSGRKPSPSPSPERRRDHAKLSHCLSLDSQNEDKRKVSQDSNSRLLKYGNSVLTSSRMTRESLTSQSCLDLTSRGRPHSCLSQSSDEHSLGTHGDSGRAPSPTDSLDSSYTFIVSPSHDYNMNRGSLNYNCRLSKSAVDLTHKTRPMISGGTNDHGVWRVKCGNFNSIPSPTSPTLNRGPRVSDMGQTLSYPTYRSHNMQQPQKKITVSGSKQPLVARSLSMSVIDGSSQEPKRGRGERGEPALLEMEEEGDPPLIPFNSRGVHLIRQFGKQGSGRADLTLPSGIHATPQGQLFIVDCGNARVQVTDPRGNVLQQVTSPTSDGSARRCRNYFDLAVSAKGLIALSCAAERALLVFNRHGRLLQTFGGSGMSSAKDELEAPRGVTVTRLDEFLVADIRKGTLIALKLEPKTGSRLERTVVTGFHRPYLVAACLSSGMIAVSERGNETGRVPCIKVLEPGWNTVRVLGVCSGMGPVLSCPWGICIDADGNVLVADWGDQHRVLLYPAQGVGWPIVSQGLSSPRGLTLLREGQLAVSDSMHHCIKIYQYKETQD from the exons ATGCTAGAAAACGAGTCCCAAGATCCATCCAGCCATCCATCCTTCATGATGTTAGCGAGGGGTTCTTTGGCTTGCAATCCCACTTCCCCTATCCAAGCCCACAGCCCCAGTACTGATCCAGAGGctccttctcctgctcttcTGCCTCAGTCCCCTCCATGCTGGGCAACACAGGCACAGTGCGACCTTGCCCAGGCAGAGGCAGAGCTGCGTCGTCTACAAGAGCGTCATGCAACTGAGGCTGACTCTGTGAAGCGGGGTATAGAGCGCGCCGTCCTGGGAGCACGCAGAGAAGAGCGTCGCCTGCTAGAAAGAGTGGAACAGGACCATCGAGACACTCAGCAGCATCTGGAGCAGGTCCAGAGGGAGAACATGGCAGCCGCCCGGGTCAGCCAGTCCCTGCTGGATCAAAGATTCCGTAAACTTGCCCAACTTCAGCAGCAGATTAAGGAGGTGGGTCAACAGTTGGGTCTAGATGAAAGTGGGCCAAACCAGaacctgctgctgaaggagGTTTCAGAGTTCCTACAACCCTGGGAAATCGCAGTTTCCCTAAAGAAGGTGAACTTCAAACCCAGCTCCCAACCCAATGCTGTCACCTTTGGAGATATTCGTGTGCAAGAGCAAAgcctgtgtctgcatgttgGAGGTTGTGGGCCACAGGGGCAGATGTGTGCTCTCCATTCACATGAGATGCAGAGTGAAGGCGAAAACCATCAATGTgctgggggagaaaaaaacacccCAGGACAGGGCTGGACCTCACCAACAGGCAGGGTTGTCAGAAAAATCAGCCTCTCTACCCGGAGTGATCTGGAGTCAGAGGAGGAACAAAAGTGTGCCTCAACAAAGATACATCGCTGGCTTCCAAAGTGTGAACACTCTGATTGGGAATCATCCCAGGATGATGAGATGGAATCTGCACCCTTTCACCCACAAGGAGAGGATGTATTTCTGACTGTCCCTACTGTACTTAAAAACATGGATACGGAAGGCAAGGAGCAAGGGTACAAGATGAATAGTAATGGAAAACAGTATTCTCCCAGGAATCAGAGGAAGTCACTTACTGTGGTCTCTGGTAGGAAaccatctccatctccctcaCCTGAACGAAGAAGGGACCATGCTAAGCTGAGTCACTGTCTGAGTTTAGACAGTCAGAATGAAGACAAACGAAAAGTGAGTCAGGATTCTAACAGTAGACTTTTAAAGTATGGCAACAGCGTACTAACATCTTCCAGGATGACAAGAGAATCTCTGACCAGCCAAAGCTGTCTAGACCTCACCTCCAGGGGCCGACCTCACTCATGCCTCAGCCAGTCTTCTGATGAACACTCTCTAGGAACCCATGGTGACTCTGGCAGAGCACCATCCCCAACAGACAGCCTTGACTCCAGCTATACTTTCATTGTGAGCCCATCGCATGACTACAACATGAACAGAGGCTCTTTGAACTACAATTGCCGTCTATCAAAGTCTGCAGTGGATCTGACACATAAGACACGCCCGATGATCAGCGGTGGGACGAATGATCACGGAGTGTGGAGGGTGAAGTGTGGCAACTTTAATTCTATCCCGAGCCCCACCTCACCAACACTCAATAGGGGGCCTAGGGTCTCTGACATGGGACAGACCCTTTCATACCCTACATATAGAAGTCACAATATGCAACAGCCgcagaaaaaaatcacagtgtCTGGCTCAAAACAACCCTTGGTGGCTAGGTCCTTATCCATGTCTGTCATAGATGGTTCCTCTCAAGAAccaaagagaggcagaggagaaagaggagaaccCGCCCTattggagatggaggaggagggagacccACCCCTGATACCATTCAACTCCAGAGGAGTCCATCTGATCAGGCAGTTTGGGAAGCAGGGTTCAGGTCGGGCTGACCTTACCCTGCCAAGTGGTATCCATGCCACACCACAGGGACAACTCTTTATAGTGGATTGTGGAAATGCTCGTGTTCAG GTAACTGACCCCCGGGGCAACGTCCTCCAGCAAGTGACCTCCCCAACTTCTGATGGCTCTGCAAGACGATGTCGGAACTACTTTGACCTTGCTGTCAGTGCAAAGGGTTTGATTGCTCTAAGCTGTGCAGCTGAGCGAGCCTTACTTGTGTTCAACAGACATGGTCGTCTGCTCCAGACCTTTGGAGGGTCAGGCATGAGCTCCGCGAAAGATGAGCTTGAGGCTCCCAGGGGTGTGACTGTAACCAGGCTGGATGAGTTCTTGGTTGCTGATATCCGAAAAGGTACCCTCATTGCCTTAAAGCTTGAGCCTAAGACAGGCTCCCGTCTTGAGCGCACAGTGGTGACCGGATTCCACCGGCCCTACTTAGTGGCAGCCTGCTTGAGCTCAGGCATGATAGCTGTGTCCGAAAGGGGCAATGAAACAGGTCGGGTGCCTTGCATCAAAGTGCTGGAGCCAGGCTGGAACACAGTGAGAGTTCTGGGTGTATGTTCTGGTATGGGACCCGTTCTGTCCTGCCCGTGGGGCATCTGTATAGATGCAGATGGTAATGTGCTGGTAGCTGACTGGGGGGACCAGCACAGAGTCCTGTTATACCCAGCACAGGGAGTTGGATGGCCCATAGTAAGCCAGGGCTTGAGTAGTCCACGTGGCCTGACCTTGCTACGTGAGGGTCAACTAGCAGTATCTGACAGCATGCACCATTGCATTAAGATCTACCAGTACAAGGAGACCCAGGACTAG